The DNA segment GAGACATTATTTTTGTTACTCGAACCCTCATCATCCAAATCACAGAAGGGTAATCTTAATATAGTACCAAAGCTTGCCATTCATAGTAAGAATTATTTGTATGAAATTGTGGGACGGGAATAAGTGAATCATCCTCATTCTGATCCTGATCAAAATTTTCCAAGGTAAAATTGGTCGAATACGATCCAACTAGACTAGATCAGGCCAGTGAACCATGTGTCTGGTTTAAAATTGTCATCCTTACCAAGCAATGAGAGGACACGGAAAGGTCAAAGGACTTGTTATGCATTTGCTGCATATAGATATGCATATGTATCTATGTACATAGGCCTTTGTTATTGCACAAACTTGCATTTGTATCTAAATGTGCGTGCATGTGTGCTTGTGCTTGTGCTTGTATATGCATGGAGCTACATATGGCAATGCTTCCTGAAATGAGAAGCTTTTGCTTTATGCTTGATGCTTCTTGGCTTGTTGTTTCTTTGTCTATAGTTTCTTCTGAGATTTCTAACAAGTTGATCTATAATCATACAGTCGTGGATGGGTCTAAAGAAACTGAGACATCTTTGGACTTTGCAAATGAAAGATCTGAATCTGACAAGCTAGTTGATAGCATGGACTTTAGCGAACTCTGCAATGAATTTGAATGCATTAGTAGCCCTCAGGTGGAATCAACAGCTAGACAACTCGCTCGGGATATACTAGAGATGCGAGAAGGAAATCGTGCCCTAGGATCTTTTTCAGTTTCTGTCAAATATAAGGTAATTATTCTGGATAACCTATTCTAAATAATGAATAGTTATGAGATTAATCTGTTCTGGTTACCTGGAgagctttcaaaaattatattttttttgtttgtctGGATTACATTGTATAATTTGGAGAGACCATCAGAATTCTCTTTCAAATTTTTAGTGACAAGAAGTGGTAAAgaaagtttttttcttttctcatgtTCCAAAACTGTTTAATAATGACATCTTGATGCCTTTAATTAATGATTATTTTAATCCTACAAAAATTAGTTCTTCCACCTTTGTAGATGTCTTCAGTGAGGTGGATGTTTTTTCCCCTAGTGGCTTAACATTATGGTTCATGTTTCTATCTTGTGGCTTTTCCATGATTTAACtgttttagttttctttttgCTTCAAATATGTGTTTAATTTTCCGAAATGATAACCATAACATTTACCTTTGGTATGAGTTGCCTAATTTTCATCATCAAGTGTAGAATCCTTCACTTGCTTGATTATTTGGAACTAATAAGCATTGTGATTCAGTGATCATAAAGAAATTTATTGGTTATCTAAATCAAGGTTGTGATCTAGTTCAGACCCTGCTTTGATCTTTGTTCCGCAGAGAAGATTAATAAATTAAGTCCACTTGCCTAACTATGAGCAGTGTTATTTATAAGCAGAAAATTGTTATATGATTGTGAAACTTGTCCTGGATGTTTGTTGTTTTTCACCAAAAAATCTATTCATTTCCATGCCTAGGTATCATGGTGTAGACTTCATGTTGATGCAGGATCCAGTTAGGAGCTTCGTTGGGCGTGAAAAATACAAAAGACCTCTTTGGGCAACTGATGCACTGGAAAATCCATCAGTGGTAAGACTTTGTACTGCTATTATCTCTTTATAATTTTGATGGTTTGCACCATTatcttttactttattttaatCTAGAATCCAGAGCCCATTGGTCAGGGATGCCTGAATCTATAATTCTTTGAGCTGTCTTAGTTCAAATTATTCCCCATCTGCTTAGTAGCTTATCGACAAAAAATTGCAGTGTCAATAAAACTGTGTTACTGCTGTGGGTGTCAGTTTCAGTTGTTGTTACTAATAAGCACAAATTTCATATTTTTGTGAGCAGAATGGCAGTTGAGATGCATCTATTGAGCTTTTAACTGTGATGCATGTCTCAGACGGTGCAGGAAATGGTAATGTTATCGACTAGTGTACTGAGCATAAAGTGGACACTGAAAGGGAAACCTAAAAACCCTGCAATTGCAAGCATAGGAGGAGACCTACAAGTTGGAGTGGACTCCCGCTTCACTTTAAACCAGATAAGTGGCCAAGTTATTGAACATGAAGAGTCATGGGATTTGTCTCAATCATCTCCTGTTGCTCAGTGGTATTTCTGGATTTCCAGGAGATTGTTCTCCATTGTTGAATCTGTCAAAGATACTGTTGATGTTGCTAAGAATACAGCAACACACTTGTCAACCCAAAAAGAGGACTTGGAGATCTACCCTGACCCTTCTGGTGATCCTACAAAGGTAATCTTTTCTGCATATTTCCATTAAAGTTCCCTGAACATGTATCTTCTTGTTTTGGCAAGCATGGAAAAAATGTCTCATTCAACACATGCACATGTAACAGTAGTTTAGCATAAGAATGTATGTTATGATAACTGCAGAAGTTGGTTGCGACTGATGCTtgagtatatatgtatatatatattttaagactAACtatgagctttttttttttttaagcaaaaAATTTTATTGAAGTTAGAAGAACACAGCTAGAGAACTGGACAATCTACAAGCATTGTCCTCTTTACAGAAAAATGGAGAGCCAAGAGGTTCTCCCAAAAGAGCAAGCTCTAGGTATATAGGTAAAACATGAAATCTGCATAGTGTTCATCAAAAGCTTGACATCAGCAATGATACCACAGAGAAACCAAGGAGTTTCCTGAGGGCACATGCCTGAAAACTAAAAATGAAGATTTGACTGGGCAGTTGCAAAATCTGACCTTATTTCTATTAAGTCAAAGGGATCATATGTCATAGGAGATGACAGAAAGGATCTGGGTGATCTTGGCTTTGCTAAAACCTTCCTCTTCCCTAAGTCAAGTACTCATAGACCAGGAGCCAAAGAACTTAAAGCGAAGCCTAAGTTTGCTTTGAGGTAGGTTCCAAAAAGTAGTAGCAACAAGGCATTCAAGAAACATATGAAAGGACGAATCAACGTGCAGCTTACAAACAAAGCAAGCTTCTAACTAGTGGTGGAGTAGGTGTGCAAACAAATCAGATGTTAGGAGGTGATTTTAGGAAGTTTCCAATGGAATTGTTTAACCTTTGGTGAAATAGAAAGCTGTCATATCACCTTCCAGCCTTGTCAGCCCTCATCTCCAGAGTTTGATTTGATATACTGATAGGCACCCCTGGTAGAAAGAGAGGCCAAGGGATTGGATTACCAGATCCACTTATCATTATCGGGAAATATGAATTCTAAAAATTCTTTCAATTAGGGAAGGATGAAAGAGCTGCTCAAGAATAGAAGCATTTCAAAAGTTAGCAATCAGCAATCAGAAACTGTACAAAATTGGAGTACTCCCCCACATTAAACAGTATAGGCCAGTGACTAATAAGGGTGTTGTCAATCCAAGGGTTGTTCCAAATATCGGTGTTGACACCATTACCAATCAGCTTCCTAAAGCCTCTTCTAATGCTCCTGGTAAGGTGGTTGATGTTACGCGTGGATTGAGAGAGATTCATTGAGGCAAGGTCAATCCAAGGGTGAAGTTCCCCCATATTTGGTTCTAAGAATGTGAACGCGAAGAGTATATGATTTGTTAAGGATTGACACGATTCGCTTGGCACAAATGGACTTGTTGACTGTTAGTAGGTCACGAAGGCCAAGACCCCCACAATCCTTAGGTTTAGAAATGGTGTCCCAA comes from the Musa acuminata AAA Group cultivar baxijiao chromosome BXJ2-8, Cavendish_Baxijiao_AAA, whole genome shotgun sequence genome and includes:
- the LOC135618527 gene encoding uncharacterized protein LOC135618527 gives rise to the protein MPLPMPSAALSSALSPPPSPGGPLGRRPLLLSTTSATTSSSSSRPRARCRLLRARVVDGSKETETSLDFANERSESDKLVDSMDFSELCNEFECISSPQVESTARQLARDILEMREGNRALGSFSVSVKYKDPVRSFVGREKYKRPLWATDALENPSVTVQEMVMLSTSVLSIKWTLKGKPKNPAIASIGGDLQVGVDSRFTLNQISGQVIEHEESWDLSQSSPVAQWYFWISRRLFSIVESVKDTVDVAKNTATHLSTQKEDLEIYPDPSGDPTKFFQRDDDLQRDAYQIALFLAVIYLVVQFLRTTL